A window from Cryptomeria japonica chromosome 1, Sugi_1.0, whole genome shotgun sequence encodes these proteins:
- the LOC131070116 gene encoding endochitinase isoform X1 — protein MAKVRMWVYSVIVVALVVLGTPAFGQGTASIITENVFNQMLKHRNDAGCAGNNFYNYNAFIAAANAFNGFGTTGDLAARKRDLAAFFAQTSHETTGGWATAPDGPYAWGYCFLTEKAGGDHCNSQQAPCAAGKQYYGRGPIQLSCKNYNYIAAGKAIGFDGLNDPDIVARDPTISFKTAIWFWMTAQSPKPSSHDVMTGRWTPSGSDNAAGRVAGYGMTTNIINGGLECGSGSNAKMEDRIGFFKRYCDLLGVSYGPNLDCYNQKPYGN, from the exons ATGGCCAAGGTTAGGATGTGGGTTTATTCAGTAATAGTAGTAGCTTTGGTTGTACTGGGCACCCCTGCATTTGGACAAGGAACGGCCTCCATTATTACTGAAAATGTGTTCAATCAAATGCTCAAGCACAGAAACGATGCGGGTTGCGCAGGGAACAACTTCTACAATTACAATGCCTTCATTGCAGCAGCCAATGCCTTCAACGGCTTCGGAACCACCGGTGACCTAGCTGCTCGGAAAAGAGACCTCGCTGCTTTCTTCGCCCAAACATCGCATGAAACCACCG GTGGGTGGGCAACTGCGCCAGATGGTCCATACGCTTGGGGGTACTGCTTCCTCACAGAGAAAGCAGGCGGAGATCACTGTAACTCACAGCAGGCTCCTTGCGCTGCCGGAAAGCAATATTATGGTCGAGGACCCATCCAGCTATCATG CAAGAACTATAATTATATAGCGGCTGGGAAGGCAATAGGCTTCGACGGACTGAACGACCCAGATATTGTTGCTCGAGACCCCACAATCTCGTTCAAGACGGCGATCTGGTTTTGGATGACTGCGCAGTCTCCCAAACCGTCGAGCCATGATGTCATGACGGGCAGATGGACGCCATCGGGCAGCGATAATGCGGCAGGCAGAGTTGCCGGATACGGAATGACCACAAATATCATCAATGGAGGGCTTGAATGTGGAAGTGGATCCAACGCCAAGATGGAGGATCGCATAGGGTTCTTCAAGAGGTATTGTGATTTATTGGGAGTGAGCTACGGGCCTAATCTGGACTGCTACAACCAGAAACCCTATGGGAATTGA
- the LOC131070116 gene encoding endochitinase isoform X2 — MAKVRMWVYSVIVVALVVLGTPAFGQGTASIITENVFNQMLKHRNDAGCAGNNFYNYNAFIAAANAFNGFGTTGDLAARKRDLAAFFAQTSHETTGGWATAPDGPYAWGYCFLTEKAGGDHCNSQQAPCAAGKQYYGRGPIQLSWNYNYIAAGKAIGFDGLNDPDIVARDPTISFKTAIWFWMTAQSPKPSSHDVMTGRWTPSGSDNAAGRVAGYGMTTNIINGGLECGSGSNAKMEDRIGFFKRYCDLLGVSYGPNLDCYNQKPYGN; from the exons ATGGCCAAGGTTAGGATGTGGGTTTATTCAGTAATAGTAGTAGCTTTGGTTGTACTGGGCACCCCTGCATTTGGACAAGGAACGGCCTCCATTATTACTGAAAATGTGTTCAATCAAATGCTCAAGCACAGAAACGATGCGGGTTGCGCAGGGAACAACTTCTACAATTACAATGCCTTCATTGCAGCAGCCAATGCCTTCAACGGCTTCGGAACCACCGGTGACCTAGCTGCTCGGAAAAGAGACCTCGCTGCTTTCTTCGCCCAAACATCGCATGAAACCACCG GTGGGTGGGCAACTGCGCCAGATGGTCCATACGCTTGGGGGTACTGCTTCCTCACAGAGAAAGCAGGCGGAGATCACTGTAACTCACAGCAGGCTCCTTGCGCTGCCGGAAAGCAATATTATGGTCGAGGACCCATCCAGCTATCATG GAACTATAATTATATAGCGGCTGGGAAGGCAATAGGCTTCGACGGACTGAACGACCCAGATATTGTTGCTCGAGACCCCACAATCTCGTTCAAGACGGCGATCTGGTTTTGGATGACTGCGCAGTCTCCCAAACCGTCGAGCCATGATGTCATGACGGGCAGATGGACGCCATCGGGCAGCGATAATGCGGCAGGCAGAGTTGCCGGATACGGAATGACCACAAATATCATCAATGGAGGGCTTGAATGTGGAAGTGGATCCAACGCCAAGATGGAGGATCGCATAGGGTTCTTCAAGAGGTATTGTGATTTATTGGGAGTGAGCTACGGGCCTAATCTGGACTGCTACAACCAGAAACCCTATGGGAATTGA